The following coding sequences lie in one Lolium perenne isolate Kyuss_39 chromosome 2, Kyuss_2.0, whole genome shotgun sequence genomic window:
- the LOC127335218 gene encoding uncharacterized protein, producing the protein MSMVYDGYQSDDRQSEEVQSAYKKVSGGDGEIRGFFNLDEAEEHSEENEWSWVPQENDSLAESISSLDKTQEVLERFFKKNEAFEMETQRLSELGLEFVADDKRDVDAVDVLGMDQKMKHLEQKLKEASDTITEKDSRLSELQLLIDDALAPEPQTSPVNIDQLETELEGHLQGKIEAEIQCLVMMKARQSWQVRAEDQVALCEHKLSAAEDTKMLLKLQDTEKKILMLKEQVDRLEAHEKELSVTTEVLRMQSKTFKIGLFGLLQLIMLCVSLKMFFAQDSARFGDVVPT; encoded by the exons ATGTCGATGGTTTACGATGGGTATCAAAGTGACGATCGGCAAAGTGAGGAGGTTCAATCAGCGTACAAAAAGGTCAGTGGCGGTGATGGGGAGATAAGAGGCTTTTTCAATCTGGATGAagctgaagagcatagtgaagaaaATGAGTGGAGTTGGGTACCCCAAGAGAACGATTCTCTTGCTGAATCGATTTCTTCGCTTGACAAAACAcaagaagttcttgaaagatTCTTCaagaaaaatgaagcttttgaaatGG AGACGCAGAGACTGTCAGAACTTGGCTTGGAATTTGTGGCTGATGACAAGAGAGATGTAGATGCTGTTGATGTATTAGGAATGGATCAAAAGATGAAACATCTTGAGCAGAAACTGAAAGAAGCGTCAGATACTATCACAGAGAAGGATTCAAGACTGTCTGAGCTTCAATTACTTATTGATGATGCACTTGCACCGGAGCCGCAAACATCGCCCGTCAACATTGATCAGTTGGAGACGGAGCTTGAGGGCCACCTTCAGGGGAAAATAGAAGCTGAGATCCAGTGTCTGGTCATGATGAAAGCGAGGCAAAGCTGGCAAGTCCGGGCGGAGGACCAGGTTGCTTTGTGTGAGCACAAGCTCTCTGCCGCGGAAGACACAAAAATGCTGCTCAAGCTACAAGACACCGAGAAGAAGATCCTGATGCTGAAGGAGCAGGTGGACAGACTAGAGGCACACGAGAAGGAGCTCTCCGTGACGACGGAGGTGCTGAGGATGCAGAGCAAGACCTTCAAAATCGGCCTCTTTGGCCTCCTTCAGCTGATAATGCTGTGCGTCTCCTTGAAGATGTTCTTCGCGCAGGACTCGGCCCGCTTTGGTGATGTCGTACCAACATGA